A genomic segment from Rathayibacter sp. VKM Ac-2760 encodes:
- a CDS encoding SOS response-associated peptidase — protein sequence MCGRFVVKDNTEGLLPDLFTGDFAGMRPNFNVAPSSPVTVVRERDGERSAPMVHWGFVPVWAKDFKKQRPQPINARIETVASSPMFRKAFATSRVLIPAAGYYEWTVTETGKQPHFIYESDAALAMAGIVSAWPDPSKAEDDPEKWRLSTAIITRDSHVRKGRHRGVGAR from the coding sequence ATGTGCGGCCGCTTCGTCGTCAAGGACAATACCGAGGGCCTGCTCCCTGACCTCTTCACCGGTGACTTCGCCGGAATGCGCCCGAACTTCAACGTGGCGCCGTCGTCGCCGGTGACCGTCGTTCGTGAGCGCGACGGGGAGCGGTCGGCGCCGATGGTGCATTGGGGGTTCGTGCCGGTGTGGGCGAAGGACTTCAAGAAGCAGCGGCCGCAGCCGATCAACGCGCGGATCGAGACGGTCGCGAGCTCGCCCATGTTCCGGAAGGCGTTCGCGACGTCGCGGGTGCTGATCCCGGCGGCCGGCTACTACGAGTGGACGGTCACCGAGACGGGGAAGCAGCCGCACTTCATCTACGAGTCCGACGCGGCCCTCGCTATGGCGGGCATCGTGTCGGCGTGGCCGGATCCGTCGAAGGCGGAGGACGATCCGGAGAAGTGGCGACTGTCGACGGCGATCATCACCCGCGACTCGCACGTCCGGAAAGGTCGGCACAGAGGCGTCGGAGCGAGATAG